The Magnetococcus marinus MC-1 genome contains the following window.
GTGCAACAGGCTAATGGGCCCCAAGCCTGGGGTGAGCATCAACTGTAACCATGCGTGATGCACCCCTTGCCCCATACAGGTCAGCCCTTTTTCCCAATGCGGGGTTCGGTGCCCTGTAGGATGCGCTGGATATTTTGGCGATGTTTCCAAAACACCATGGGCACCACAATGGCCGCCACCACCAGGGCTGCCGGCGTGCCGTAGAGATATTGATAAAGGGGCATCATGGCAAAGGCGATCAACGCCGCCAGCGAAGAGATGCGAAACAGCAGTGCCCCCACCACCCAACTGCCCACCGCCAGCAACCCCACAACCGGGGTCAGCATGAGAAATACCCCCAACCCGGTGGCCACCCCCTTACCCCCCTTAAAACCCAAATAGACCGGGTAGAGATGCCCCATAAAGGATAACAGCGCCATGGCCGCAGTAATGGGGCTCTGCCAGCCAAACATGGCAATGCCCGCTGCCGTGGCCATGGCACCTTTGCCAATATCCAAAACCAAGGTTAACAACCCAGGAATTTTTCCCGCCGTGCGCAGCACATTGGTGGCACCAATATTGCCGCTGCCTTGGGTGCGAATATCCCCCACCCCCCAGAGTCGGGCGATCACCAAGCCAAAGGGCACGGCACCCAGTAGATAGGCGGCGCTTATGGCCATTAAGGCTGTTGGCGTAAAGAGTTGGGCGATCATGCATGCCTCATGGTTAAAAGAGTAATCCTTGCTGTAAAAATCCGGTGCAGACCCCTAACCCTGAGCAGAGATGAGGCCGCACGCCTTGACCCGGTGGCGGTCTGTGTTTACATGTTCCTAGCCGCCGCCTTAACCCCATTATTCCACGCCAAAGGATGGTACCACCACATCCCGCCCCCCTTGGTTACCCTGGATGCGAAACAGTTTGGATTGATAACGCAATCGGTGAGGATAATCCCTCACCTCTGTCACACCGGAAATGGTGTAAAGAAGCTGCGTGACAAACTGCTGCGCCACATCGCCGTGGGGTTGGTCCGTCATAACAAAGGTAGGGTAGGGCTCGGTGGTTAGGGCAAGCAGTGCATAGTTATGGCTCTGCACAAACTGGTTAACCGCCTCGACCACGCCAAATTGTTGGTACACCGCGTAGGGATGGTTGCAGTAGTCATGACCAAGAATCAACCCACCCTGTTTGATTTTGGTGTGATAACTCTCTAGATCAGCCGTAACACCAGCTTGACTATGGAGGCCATCAATATAGATCCAATCCAGGCTATGCTCTGCAAAATCCGC
Protein-coding sequences here:
- the plsY gene encoding glycerol-3-phosphate 1-O-acyltransferase PlsY, which gives rise to MIAQLFTPTALMAISAAYLLGAVPFGLVIARLWGVGDIRTQGSGNIGATNVLRTAGKIPGLLTLVLDIGKGAMATAAGIAMFGWQSPITAAMALLSFMGHLYPVYLGFKGGKGVATGLGVFLMLTPVVGLLAVGSWVVGALLFRISSLAALIAFAMMPLYQYLYGTPAALVVAAIVVPMVFWKHRQNIQRILQGTEPRIGKKG
- a CDS encoding class I SAM-dependent methyltransferase, with product MFLCPTTRQMVLSLLPKQGHVVEIGVAEGNFSAQILDRNHPRQLTLVDPWEKQTRDDYQTDLNNCPAEEQEGRFQNVRRRFSYEISRGVVAIKRSYSQQAAADFAEHSLDWIYIDGLHSQAGVTADLESYHTKIKQGGLILGHDYCNHPYAVYQQFGVVEAVNQFVQSHNYALLALTTEPYPTFVMTDQPHGDVAQQFVTQLLYTISGVTEVRDYPHRLRYQSKLFRIQGNQGGRDVVVPSFGVE